The DNA segment AATTAGTTACTCATTTAGATCCCGGATACATTACCGCAAACTAATTTGTCGTTATACTTGCAAAAGGAGGGCGAGTCATACATTACATTTGACACTCCACCCCATCAATAACATCCTTACCCAAAAACACTGCAGGTTATAAGGGCTCTGAGATTACCACAAAAAAACGGACACAAAATTAGGAGGCATATTTAGCCTCATACTCCATCAGTGTCATATAACTCAAAGTCGCATGCCGTCGAACCCTGTTATAAAACACCTCTATGTATCCAAAAATGCTTTTCCTGGCCTCTGCTCGTGTTCGGTAATCTTCATGATGAACCCATTCATTATTCAAACTACCAAAAAAACTTTCAGCTACCGCATTATCCAGACACTCCCCTTTTCGGCTCATGCTGCATAGCATCTGGTTTTCATGTAAAACCTTCGAAAACCTTCGGGGTCGAAAACCTTCGGGGTCAGGCCTTACATTTGACACACGCTCAAGACAGAATTCTTAAAGCATGTAAGACGTAAGGCCTGACCCCGATGATTCCGAACCACATCAAACCATAAAGAAGAATGTCGTGTGAATTATTTACCGAAAAAAACTAAAGCTTTCTAACTTTCTTACTCATCAACCGGAGCAAATAAGTGTCAAATGTAAGACCTGACCCCTTTAATTCATCTTGGCGTCAACAGGGTTCACACCACAAGCATCAACCCTGATCAAAACATCCGTATCACCAATCTCAGGCACCGGAAGATCAGACACTCTGAATTCATCGGTCTCGGGATCAAATGTAAGTGCTTGCATAAATTATCGCTTTGTTTGGTTAGACAGCACCCATTCAGTCGCTAATGGAAGTACTTTAAGTAAAGCTGCTTTTTTCACATTAGAAAGGCACTATCAGGCAGCGGTAAGCAACAACTGAAAAGGGTTAAACCAATACTGACCTCTACAGCTTTGATGCTCCCCTTCACTTGAAGCTGAGCTATTGCAGCCCTTTTACGGAACTACAACCTTTAACTCAACTATTTCTAATAGCCTCTTTTATTAAGCCATTTCGCTGCATATTTACCGCTGGCTTTAGCAATTTTTTCTAAACGATCACATGCCGTAAATGCCCACTTTGAATTTATTTTCTTAGAAAATTCATCAACAATTTCACCATTTTTCATTACTGAAACACTTATAATTGCTTCAGATATAGGCCTAAATGAAAATGGATGGAAGGCGTTTGGAGTTACGTCATTAAACTTCATTTTAATTACAAACTGATCATCACTGATATTGGTTATGTCTTTTGATAAGACACTATTTAATGAATAGGTCCTTGAATACAGCAAGAATGATGACTCCACCTCCTCAAGCATAAAACATTCATTTATTACATTTATATTAGTCCCTTTTGCATAAGTAGGTGGCGATACAATAAATTTCGCTTCAACCGGATCAACAAGATCCACTTTTTTAGAACTGCAACCGGATCCAACTGATATTATGATAAAAATAACTATAAACCTTACCATCGTTTTTTGACTCTCCTTTTCACGATTTAAATGAGCTGTTTGAAAATCACTTTATAGATTATAAAGACTCTGTAGCAGGTTTATTGAACCCCCATTAAGACGTATCACAACCTTCCCCACAATTGATTGCTTTCCAGTTATCAATTACTTCCTACATTCAAAAATCCAGGACTCTAGCCCATTAACACCAACTCAGTAATCTCTCTAAAATTCAGCTTATATGAAAACTTTATTTTCAGAATGCACTTCCACTCAATATCCCCTCTATACAATTTACCCTCCCGAAGAAACACCTCCCAGCTTCACCCCAAACGTCAGCCGCAATCTTGACCGAATATTGTGAGAAATCGCATCAACAGCCACATTGAGCGCCGCTGTGATTGCGATCAACACCATCGCTCGATCGAGGCGAATATCCTGGATGGCGCTGTCGATGTAAAACCCCAATGTGGTGATACCCAAAATGCCCAGGATGGCGGTTTCACGCTGGATAATCTCCCAGCGATAAAAGAGAAACGCGAGGAACTGATTATAGATACCCGGCAGGACTTCATAGGCGTAACGATTGATACCTGTCGGGCTGTCAGGCCGAAGTGACAATGCATGACTGTAACGCCCCATCAGGTGAGCGATGATAGCGCCATTGTGCAGCGCCAGGGCAATGACCGCAGGCAACATCGACGGCCCCCAAAGCGCCAGTAGAATAAAAGCCAGGATATATTCCGGGGTTGAGCGCATCACCACCAAAAATAGATGACCGAACATCCGACCGGCTCGTTGAAAAAAAAGTTTTGAGATCAACGGAAACCACAGCAGAGCAATAAAGCCTGTCAATACCAATGCCAGCTGGGTTAACAACAGTGTGTTGACTATGCCGGGCAGAGCATCGCTCACAAAAAGCTCCGAAAACCAACGCCACAGCCCCTCCAGCCCTTCACCGTTGCGCAGTGGTAATGGCACGATATCCTGGATAAAAAAGCGACTGACATTAGCCAGGGAAATAGTCGCATCATTAGCAATGATAAAAGGCGCTGCAATCAGGTACACAGGCAACAGCCGGGGTCGCGCCCAGAATTTCAAGCTGGCGATGATGACGTAGAACAGAATCAACAGCGCCCATACCTCAGCGTAGTTGCCCTCCATAAAGGCCGTGCTCAGGTAATAACCCAGCGTGGGTAAACCCACAAAACCCAGCACAGCACTGGAACGCAAACCGCACTCCAAACGGTAGCTGGTGTAACTGACAAAGTGTTGCCAGAGGGCCGGTAGCCGTGCGTAAAAAAAAGCGGATAACGGGCCTGCTCGCTGCCGCATAACCTCGTAGGCCCGGCGATCCCCCTCTTCCAGAATTTCAGCATAGACCTTGGCAAAGGTGGCCGCGTAGGGGATGCCCAGGGCTAACAATCCGGTCAGGGGGTGCAAACCAAAAATCTGTAAAAAAATCAGCGCCCAGAACAGTTCGTGCACAGCCCGCAAGGAGGCACATAACATACGTAACCAGCGCCAGTGAAACAGTTGCGCCAGACCAAAACCCACCAGAGCGCCACCCGATACGCCCAGTAGGGCAAAGGCCAGAGTCTGCAACAGAGCTGCTATCGGCGCTTCGATAGCCGCCAGAGACGGTTGCAACAGCCCACCAAATAGCCGGCCCAATTCGGCCCAGGGGTCGTAGGTACTGATACTCAAATCGGCAAAGGGAAGACACAGCAGTGCGGTGCACACGAACAACCAGCTAACTTTCCAGCGCCCCGAGCGACGATAGCGAATCGGGCTATTCACCGTAAATCTCGAGCAGATCCCTGCGTTGTAATTCCTGGGTCGGAGCATCCAGAGTGATGCGCCCCTGATCGAGACCAATGATTCGGTCGCAATAAGCCAGCGCCAGATCAATATCATGCATGGCCAATACCAGGGTATCGAAATGCTCGCAGAGCTGGCTCATCACCAGTTTGGATTGCTGCTCATCCAAAGATGATACTGGCTCATCTCCGAAAAGCACATCGCCACCCTGCATCATGGCTCGGGCAATGGCGGCACGCTGCTGTTGGCCACCCGACAGCTGTGCAACCGGCTCAAACAACTTATCATCGAGCTGTAAGCGCTGCAGGATTGCTTTCACTTCGGTCACCGGCAGCGAGAGCGGTTTCACCAGATTGACCAGGTTGTACCACAGAGGTTTGCGTTCGAGCTGTCCCATATACACGTTATGGTATAGAGATAAACTGCTAACCAAACCGTAATCCTGTGGCACCAGGGCAATTTTTTTAGGCAGCTGCTCATACAGCAGTTTCAGCAGAGTCGACTTACCCGCACCACTGCGACCTATCAACGCCACTTTCTGGCCGGCAGGAATCTCCAGACTGATATCGTGCAGGGCAACTTTATCGTTGTAATTAGCGTTGACGGAGTCAAGATGAAACATGGCGACAAAGTTGTCCTGACGGATAAAGAAACATTCGACGATTTAGTCGAGCAGGCCGATCTCTTTCGCGGTGTCCAAAATGGCCTGGTAATCGCTGTTGTCCGCTTCGATAAATCGGCTACGGGGGAACGCATCCAGCAATGCTTTGTCTTCCATGTTCAGTAACGCTTGCTTGACTCGCTCTTTGAAACCTTCCCCCCAGACTGCATCAACATCGCCGCGAATGCTCCACTGATAATCGGGATAGGTTGGCGTTTTCCAGATGACCGATACCTTGCTGGTATCCACCTTGCCAGCCGCTACGGCTTTTTCCCAGACTTTGTAGTTGGTTGCACCTACCTGATAGGAGCCGGCTTCCACCAGAGCGATGGTGCGCGAGTGATTGCCGCTGAAACCAACCGAGGGGAACAGCTCTTTCGGCGTTTTACCCAGCACATCACGAATGTAGTATTCGGGCATCAACCGACCGGACGTCGAACCTTTGGAACCAAAGGTAAAGGTTTTGCCGGCGATAGCCTTGGGGAATTCCTCGGTTGGTTGCAAACCGGTACTGTGATGGGCAATAAAGTAGGTGACGAATTCTGTGTCTTCATAACCCTGGGCGATGGCCTGAGAGTCTGGCACCAACAAGCGAGCCCGCACCCCCGACAGACCACCGAACCAGGCCAACTGTATCTGGTCATTACGAAACGCCGTAATGGCGGCGGCGTAGGAGTTAACCGGAACGTATTTCACCGGAACACCCAACTCCTTGCTGAGATAGGTGGCTATCTTGCCAAAACGCTTCATCAGCTGCGCCTGATCCTGATCAGGAATGGCCGAGAACACCAGGGTTTTGGTTTCAGCGCTGGCCGCACCCGAAAAGGTTGCCAACGACAACACCATCAGGGTCACGGTAAAAAATCGACTGATTAAAGTTTCCATCTTTGCTCCTAGCTATCCTGTTTCAGGGTTTTCTATATCTTGATCAATCCGTACTGAAATAAAAACATCTCACGTACGATACGAGTCAGCTCATCGATGTCTCTGGTTCAGTTCTTGGCGAGCCGCCCTCAAAACTGACTTAACAATCTTTGCCAGGCTTGGCTTTCAGCCGCTTCGCTAAAGCGCGGACGCAGCGCCAGACAGGCCTGTTCCAAGGTTTGATAAAATGCAGGCTCGCATTCTACCCGCATCAATAACTCGAACAAAGCGACCTCATCCCCAACCGGGAAATAACCCGGGTATTCGGGACCCAGCAAGCCGATGGAACCCTCAATGCTGGAAGCGACCACGGGTATTTTGGCCATCACGGCTTCGGAAATTACATTCGCTCCACCCTCCATCAATGAGGGTAACAGCAATAGCTGTGTGCGACGGTAAATAC comes from the Aestuariirhabdus haliotis genome and includes:
- a CDS encoding PhnE/PtxC family ABC transporter permease encodes the protein MNSPIRYRRSGRWKVSWLFVCTALLCLPFADLSISTYDPWAELGRLFGGLLQPSLAAIEAPIAALLQTLAFALLGVSGGALVGFGLAQLFHWRWLRMLCASLRAVHELFWALIFLQIFGLHPLTGLLALGIPYAATFAKVYAEILEEGDRRAYEVMRQRAGPLSAFFYARLPALWQHFVSYTSYRLECGLRSSAVLGFVGLPTLGYYLSTAFMEGNYAEVWALLILFYVIIASLKFWARPRLLPVYLIAAPFIIANDATISLANVSRFFIQDIVPLPLRNGEGLEGLWRWFSELFVSDALPGIVNTLLLTQLALVLTGFIALLWFPLISKLFFQRAGRMFGHLFLVVMRSTPEYILAFILLALWGPSMLPAVIALALHNGAIIAHLMGRYSHALSLRPDSPTGINRYAYEVLPGIYNQFLAFLFYRWEIIQRETAILGILGITTLGFYIDSAIQDIRLDRAMVLIAITAALNVAVDAISHNIRSRLRLTFGVKLGGVSSGG
- a CDS encoding phosphonate ABC transporter ATP-binding protein, coding for MFHLDSVNANYNDKVALHDISLEIPAGQKVALIGRSGAGKSTLLKLLYEQLPKKIALVPQDYGLVSSLSLYHNVYMGQLERKPLWYNLVNLVKPLSLPVTEVKAILQRLQLDDKLFEPVAQLSGGQQQRAAIARAMMQGGDVLFGDEPVSSLDEQQSKLVMSQLCEHFDTLVLAMHDIDLALAYCDRIIGLDQGRITLDAPTQELQRRDLLEIYGE
- a CDS encoding putative selenate ABC transporter substrate-binding protein; the protein is MVLSLATFSGAASAETKTLVFSAIPDQDQAQLMKRFGKIATYLSKELGVPVKYVPVNSYAAAITAFRNDQIQLAWFGGLSGVRARLLVPDSQAIAQGYEDTEFVTYFIAHHSTGLQPTEEFPKAIAGKTFTFGSKGSTSGRLMPEYYIRDVLGKTPKELFPSVGFSGNHSRTIALVEAGSYQVGATNYKVWEKAVAAGKVDTSKVSVIWKTPTYPDYQWSIRGDVDAVWGEGFKERVKQALLNMEDKALLDAFPRSRFIEADNSDYQAILDTAKEIGLLD